A stretch of DNA from Candidatus Hydrothermales bacterium:
AAAAAGGGAGTATAAAAGTTTTTAGAAAAATATTTATCCTCGAAGTTTGCTAAAGAATCTTTCTGCTGAGATGTAGCCCTTTTCCTTAGTGAGGTAATTAAGAGCTACTGCCTCAACAAGAACTGAAATATGCTTTCCAGGATTTAGAGGAAGTTCTATATATGGAACGTTTATACCAAGGATATTAACTTTTTTTTCTTTTAAACCAATCCTCTCGACATCTAGTGTTTCGCTCCAATCTATTAGTTTTATTACAATGTCAATTTTTGTCCTATCAAGACATGAGCTTGGCCCAAAAAGAGAAAGAATATCGAGTATTCCTATGCCCCTAATTTCTAAAAAAGTTTTGACTTCTTCTTTAAAGGCTTCTCCAATAAGAAAATTTTCAGGATGTCTTATTATTTTGACAAGATCATCGCCCACAAGCTTGTGACCTCTTTCTACAAGTTCAAGTGAACACTCTGATTTTCCTATTCCGCTTCTTCCTAAAAATAGTATTCCCACGTTATAGACACTTACAATGTTTCCATGCAAAACTGTGTATGGCGATAAAAGGGAAGATAGGATAAAAAAGAGTTCCCTCATAAATGAAGTTGTAGGCTCAGTTACAGTAAAAAGTGGTACCTTATTTTCTTTTGCCCTTTCTAAA
This window harbors:
- the hprK gene encoding HPr(Ser) kinase/phosphatase — translated: MKELENLKIYFNEIKVCDLVNILKKRFTLINHTPELRLSAVIQNANLNRPALLFKGFEKIFLYDRIQIIGETEILVLESLNEEERLRAIKKFFSYPIPAIFVTKGFKPPFDLLERAKENKVPLFTVTEPTTSFMRELFFILSSLLSPYTVLHGNIVSVYNVGILFLGRSGIGKSECSLELVERGHKLVGDDLVKIIRHPENFLIGEAFKEEVKTFLEIRGIGILDILSLFGPSSCLDRTKIDIVIKLIDWSETLDVERIGLKEKKVNILGINVPYIELPLNPGKHISVLVEAVALNYLTKEKGYISAERFFSKLRG